The Pseudofrankia sp. DC12 region CGTGAGCTGACCGAGCAACTGCGCGGGTGGCGGCGCTCCGGTACTCCGTTCGCCGTCGCGACCGTCGTCGGAGTACGCGGGAGCGCGCCGCGGCAGCCGGGCGCGGTGATGGCCGTCGATGCGAGTGGCGAGGCGCTGGGCAGCGTCTCCGGCGGGTGTGTCGAGGGCGCCGTCTACGACGTCGCGACCGAGGTGCTCGCGACGGGGGCACCGGTGCTGACGACCTACGGGATCTCGGACGATGACGCGTTGGCGGTAGGCCTCACCTGTGGCGGGATCATCGACATCCTCGTCGCACCCGCGGGCGAGCCGATGTTCGAGACGCTGGACTCGGTCGCGGCCGGCGTTCCGGTCGCCCTCGTCACCGTCCTGTCAGGCCCGGCGCCGGACGCGGGGCCGGACCGGGCCGCCGCCAGCTCGGGCCGAAACGAGGCCGGCCCCGGCCGGGGCGATGCCGGGGTGGCGAGTGGGCCGGGCGATCTCGGCCGGCAGCTCGCCGTCTGGCCTGACCGCGTCGTCGGCACGCTGGGCTCACCTGGCCTCGACCACGCCGTCGTCGACGACGCCAGGGGCATGCTCGCGGCCGGCCGCACGGGCGCCCGCCATTACGGTGCCTGCGGCGAGCGGTCTCCGGTCGACGCGGCCAGCCGGGACGCGCCCGGGAGCGACGGTGCGGGTGACGGCGCCCCAGGCGGGCAGCGCTGGAACGAAGCCTGGTCGGGCCGGGCGGCCGACGGCCTGTTGGGTGAGGCCGGGCTGCCGCCCGACGCGGTCACCGTCTTCGTGCAGGCGTTCGCGCCGCCGCCGCGGATGCTCGTCTTCGGCGCCATCGACTACGCCGCGGCCGTCGTCTCGATGGGACGGTTCCTGGGCTACCGGGTGACGGTCTGCGACGCCCGGCCGGTCTTCGCGACCGCCCGGCGGTTCCCGGACGCGCATGAGGTGATCTGCGAATGGCCGTCCCGCTATCTGGAGCGGGTCACGGTCGACGCGCGCACGGTGATCTGCGTGCTGACCCACGACCCGAAGTTGGACGTCCCGCTGCTGCGGGTGGCGCTGCGATCGCCGGCCGGTTACGTCGGCGCGATGGGCTCGCGGCGCACCCACGCCGAACGGCTGGAGCGCCTGCGCGCGGACGGTCTCACCGAGGCCGAGCTCGCGCGGCTGCGCTCGCCGATCGGCCTTGACCTCGGCGGGCGCACCCCGGAGGAGACCGCTGTCGCGATCGCCGCCGAGATCATCCAGGCGACCTGGGGCGGCAGCGGAGCGCCACTGGCGGTCACCTCCGGCCGAATTCACGAGCCGTCCGGCGTGCCGGCAGGGTCCCCTTTTGTGAACTCCGGTCGCACGTACGCGTCCGATTCCGGCCGGGCCGTGATCGTGGGCGATGCCACCAGTGCGGGAGCGGATTGAGCCAGACCGGGCGGACGGTCCAGATCTGCTCCGGCTGTTTGGCTCCCGCCGGCTCGCCCTGGGATTTCCTTTTACACCGGTGTCGTAGCCGGGAAAGCCCGGCTATGCCATTGATGGACGCTCTGTGATAGCTGGAGTTCAGGAGATTCCAAGCTTGCCGCAAGGCTTGTCCTAACCGGCGCGGCCAAGCTGTTGAGCGTGGGATGGGAACGGCGGCCGGGGGTGGCACCACGCATGTCAGGCACCCCGGGCGTCGCTCCCATCCCAGTGCCGGCCTGGTCCCTGTCGGTCGTCCCTGGGACGCCGGTGCCGACGTCCGTCGCTCTCCCCTCGGCGGCATCGTCGGCACCGGCACGGGCGCCCGGCCCACCGGAGCCGATCCCGGCCCGGCCCACCGGACCAGAGCCGGTCGAGCCCCAGCCGGCGGCCGCGCGGCCGGGCGACGGACCAGCGGTGGAGATCGTCATCCCGGTCCACAACGAGGAGGCCGACGTCGGCCCGAGCGTGCGGCGGTTGCACGCGTTCCTTCTCGACGGCTTCCCCTTCAGCTTTCAGATCACGATCGCCGACAACGCCAGCACGGACGGGACCTGGGCGCTCGCCGAGGAGCTCGCCGCGGGGCTGCCCGGGGTCCGCGCCACCTGGCTGCCGGCGAAGGGCCGCGGCCGCGCGCTGCGGGCGGCCTGGTCGGCCAGCCGCGCGGCCGTCGTCGCGTACATGGACGTCGACCTGTCCACCGGCCTGGGCGCGCTGCTGCCGCTGGTAGCGCCGCTGATCTCCGGGCACTCGGACGTCGCCATCGGGTCCCGGCTCGCGCCCGGGGCCCGGGTGGTGCGCGGGCCCAAGCGGGAGGCGATCTCCCGGTGCTACAACCTGCTGCTGCGGGCCACCCTGCGGACGCGCTTCTCGGACGCCCAGTGTGGGTTCAAGGCTGCCCGGGCCGACGTCGTACACCGGCTGCTCCCGTATGTCGAGGACACCGCCTGGTTCTTCGACACCGAACTG contains the following coding sequences:
- a CDS encoding XdhC/CoxI family protein: MRELTEQLRGWRRSGTPFAVATVVGVRGSAPRQPGAVMAVDASGEALGSVSGGCVEGAVYDVATEVLATGAPVLTTYGISDDDALAVGLTCGGIIDILVAPAGEPMFETLDSVAAGVPVALVTVLSGPAPDAGPDRAAASSGRNEAGPGRGDAGVASGPGDLGRQLAVWPDRVVGTLGSPGLDHAVVDDARGMLAAGRTGARHYGACGERSPVDAASRDAPGSDGAGDGAPGGQRWNEAWSGRAADGLLGEAGLPPDAVTVFVQAFAPPPRMLVFGAIDYAAAVVSMGRFLGYRVTVCDARPVFATARRFPDAHEVICEWPSRYLERVTVDARTVICVLTHDPKLDVPLLRVALRSPAGYVGAMGSRRTHAERLERLRADGLTEAELARLRSPIGLDLGGRTPEETAVAIAAEIIQATWGGSGAPLAVTSGRIHEPSGVPAGSPFVNSGRTYASDSGRAVIVGDATSAGAD